A genomic window from Yarrowia lipolytica chromosome 1D, complete sequence includes:
- a CDS encoding uncharacterized protein (Truncated form of YALI0D00198g, no similarity), giving the protein MRLLEATLLLWLTIVTAASANNFVSKHRVCDPTQNSWHPYTGVRIFNDVVYSSPVVVSDGDFSHLVEDPQFSASIVAVHCQDGEPTDAKKLWFVGWGNKEKIAGLASLSSMEAMWNREFCLLDFQKKETCYKVVRRRKYALRKLPLFRAGKIIGGLFQRHPEVESENGMSDPMDDYEVVEDHDKKACKGCGKKSCSGKCKQAKKKKSTCGKCGKKGCSGKCKKKAPPAPNEPDHPCRGCGEKECQNGECGEVPDTPCPGCDVPQCPGKCGKDPKHPCEGCNRKKCKGECGLIEDPIEIISPYPQPSTTYEPDWDSWTPPTTEPEPPIYSPAPGWPEVPMSETSSTPVDYVTVTTTASPSDVPATSESPATSESLVSLETSVSEYTSTSIEATSTAESPVTQPSDVPMDPRDSLKEDQPYDDYDDHYDDGYEDEPYYDDDDDDYPPHYDDDDYDYDDDDYDDDFDDPYHDPDHDPDFDHPPPIPDYPSPPPPTTPIDNDPVTAPKPCPDPNCGHKSCQRSRKIEIDIRINKQGHVRRDEVPEDSADGNVESAQWPYPIPFDHPYDNAYPWPHPAYPMGPRVGHRRSRVRHSKNKHKSYPCDDTGCENERCLRARRAIEIEIIRAHNASVFSATQGPAPSPAAIVPETEYVPQNLLDLFKHFHPPCCELDCGHDDCDNSRSRIELNIRIKEQGGNITDDPLKPPCGINHPPVEDLLPQNLKCLFKMFHPPCKGGGGCGGCNSIELDIRIKENDTDTDNSTSAPELKKRHALEGETMVETQRLDWFRTPSARQRGRGRSGRQIRETIISQQEEMAKNNGLMDLHELFRQKHKEKFGEPCEEVDCGHDECDDMRDMRDRYPQKHHRPRPITRNKGSSTIELDIRINENGTTVKRDLSALEGSNNTMSGANSTVVNRSGKARSQQARRRGPFNRYPSSRSRYGNRGGYRRYGEDGTPLPAPPGAAPVHPPHHAFPPPLQEPESMPQRPVHQPQPQPQPQPNPTPPYPYNPSQPQRPVDYPSEPLPGYPGNGPPSYPRSEERFSPPPAPR; this is encoded by the coding sequence ATGAGATTATTAGAAGCGACCctgttgctgtggctgACGATAGTCACAGCGGCTTCTGCAAACAATTTTGTTTCCAAGCACAGAGTCTGCGACCCCACGCAAAACTCCTGGCACCCATACACCGGAGTCCGAATCTTCAACGATGTCGTCTACTCTTCTCCCGTCGTGGTATCGGATGGCGACTTCTCACACCTCGTCGAGGACCCCCAGTTCTCAGCCTCCATCGTCGCCGTCCACTGCCAGGATGGTGAGCCCACAGACGCCAAGAAGTTGTGGTTCGTGGGCTGGGGTAACAAAGAGAAGATTGCCGGCCTCgcctctctctcttctaTGGAGGCCATGTGGAATCGCGAGTTCTGTCTGCTAGAtttccagaagaaggagacctGCTACAAGGTGGTTCGTCGCCGCAAGTATGCGCTTCGAAAACTTCCTCTGTTCCGTGCCGGAAAGATCATCGGTGGTCTGTTCCAGAGACACCCAGAGGTGGAATCCGAGAATGGCATGTCTGACCCCATGGACGACTACGAGGTTGTCGAGGACcacgacaagaaggcctGCAAGGGCTGTGGCAAGAAGAGCTGCAGCGGTAAGTGCAAacaggccaagaagaaaaagagtACCTGTGGCAAGTGCGGCAAGAAGGGATGCAGTGGAAAGTGCAAGAAGAAAGCGCCCCCCGCCCCTAACGAGCCTGACCACCCGTGCCGTGGCTGTGGTGAGAAGGAGTGCCAGAATGGCGAATGTGGTGAGGTTCCCGATACCCCTTGTCCTGGTTGCGATGTTCCTCAGTGTCCTGGCAAGTGTGGCAAAGACCCCAAGCACCCCTGCGAAGGCTGCAACCGCAAGAAGTGCAAGGGAGAGTGCGGTCTCATCGAGGATCCCATCGAGATCATCTCGCCTTATCCTCAGCCCTCAACCACTTATGAGCCTGATTGGGATTCATGGACACCCCCAACCACAGAGCCTGAGCCACCTATCTACAGTCCTGCTCCGGGATGGCCGGAGGTCCCCATGAGCGAGACGTCCTCTACCCCCGTCGACTACGTCACTGTTACCACCACTGCATCTCCATCTGATGTGCCTGCTACTTCCGAGTCCCCTGCTACTTCGGAGTCCCTTGTCTCTTTGGAGACTTCTGTTTCCGAGTACACCTCCACATCTATTGAGGCCACTAGCACTGCCGAGTCACCCGTCACCCAACCCTCCGATGTGCCAATGGATCCCAGAGATAGCTTGAAGGAAGATCAGCCTTATGATGATTACGATGATCATTATGACGACGGTTACGAGGACGAGCCCTACtatgacgatgatgatgacgattACCCGCCTCActacgacgatgacgactacgactacgatgatgacgactACGATGACGATTTCGATGATCCATACCATGATCCCGACCACGATCCCGACTTTGACCACCCTCCTCCTATCCCCGACtatccttctccacctccacccaCCACACCTATCGACAATGATCCAGTCACAGCCCCCAAGCCTTGTCCCGATCCCAATTGTGGTCACAAGAGCTGCCAGCGGTCCAGAAAAATTGAGATTGACATTCGTATCAACAAGCAAGGCCATGTCCGTCGTGATGAGGTCCCTGAGGATTCTGCAGATGGCAACGTCGAGAGTGCACAGTGGCCGTACCCTATCCCTTTCGATCACCCCTACGACAATGCCTACCCCTGGCCTCACCCTGCCTATCCTATGGGCCCTCGCGTTGGTCATCGACGTTCTCGAGTTCGTCActccaagaacaagcacAAGTCATATCCTTGTGACGACACTGGTTGTGAGAACGAGAGATGTCTGCGTGCTCGTCGTGCCATCGAGATTGAAATCATCCGAGCTCACAATGCCTCCGTCTTCTCTGCAACTCAGGGGCCTGCACCTTCTCCTGCCGCCATTGTCCCTGAGACCGAGTACGTCCCTCAGAACCTTCTTGATCTCTTCAAGCATTTCCATCCTCCCTGTTGTGAGCTGGATTGTGGCCATGATGACTGTGACAACTCTCGAAGCCGAATTGAGCTGAACATTCGAATCAAGGAGCAGGGCGGAAACATCACCGATGATCCTCTTAAGCCCCCCTGTGGCATCAATCATCCTCCTGTGGAAGATTTGCTTCCTCAGAACCTCAAGTGCCTTTTCAAGATGTTCCATCCTCCTTGTAAGGGCGGTGGAGGTTGTGGTGGCTGCAACAGTATCGAGCTCGACATTCgaatcaaggagaacgacACTGACACCGACAATAGCACTTCTGCGCCTGAGTTGAAGAAGCGTCATGCTTTGGAGGGCGAGACCATGGTTGAGACCCAGCGGTTAGACTGGTTCCGAACCCCCTCTGCTCGTCAGAGAGGCCGAGGTCGATCCGGCCGACAAATCCGTGAGACCATTATCAGCCAGCAAGAGGAGATGGCCAAGAACAATGGTTTGATGGATCTACACGAGCTTTTCAGACAGAAGCACAAGGAAAAGTTTGGAGAGCCCTGCGAGGAGGTTGACTGTGGTCATGACGAGTGTGACGACATGCGAGACATGCGAGACCGATACCCCCAGAAGCATCATCGTCCCCGGCCCATCACACGAAACAAGGGCTCGAGCACCATTGAGCTGGACATCCGGATCAATGAGAACGGCACCACTGTAAAGCGTGATCTTTCGGCCTTGGAGGGGtccaacaacaccatgtcGGGTGCTAATTCTACTGTCGTCAATCGCTCTGGCAAGGCTAGGTCACAGCAGGCTCGACGGCGAGGTCCCTTCAACAGATACCCCTCGTCTCGAAGCCGATATGGCAACCGTGGCGGCTACAGACGGtatggagaagatggcaCTCCTCTTCCTGCACCTCCAGGAGCGGCTCCTGTACATCCTCCTCACCATGCCTTCCCACCTCCTCTACAAGAGCCTGAGTCCATGCCTCAGCGGCCGGTTcaccagccacagccacagccacagccacagccgAATCCTACGCCTCCGTACCCCTACAATCCTTCTCAGCCTCAGCGTCCTGTTGATTACCCCTCAGAACCTCTTCCCGGATACCCTGGTAACGGGCCTCCTTCATACCCTAGATCGGAAGAGCGGTTCAGCCCTCCCCCCGCCCCCCGTTGA
- a CDS encoding uncharacterized protein (Compare to YALI0D00220g, similar to uniprot|P53193 Saccharomyces cerevisiae YGL018c JAC1 molecular chaperone, similar to Saccharomyces cerevisiae JAC1 (YGL018C); ancestral locus Anc_4.103): MFSRAPRLTCNVMRIQRRSMTSFYSYFPKTLPDGAPPKGKFELDPRALRNEFLRLQSQYHPDKLRQLTEEQRQGMSMEELEQRSADLNKAYKALCDPLQRAIHILQNRGIDVDEDKKDEEDISSGPPKGVEDMEALMEIMEVHEAIEEATEQSQIESLKEENAKRIEASIKELTSAFASDDLDKAKAATILLRYWTNIHSALDQWEAGKFNPVNH, encoded by the coding sequence ATGTTTTCGAGAGCCCCACGACTAACTTGCAACGTCATGCGTATCCAGCGTCGCTCCATGACCTCGTTCTACTCATACTTCCCCAAGACTCTGCCGGATGGTGCGCCTCCTAAGGGCAAGTTCGAGCTGGACCCCCGAGCTCTGCGAAATGAGTTCCTGAGACTACAGAGCCAGTACCATCCCGATAAACTGCGTCAGCTGACCGAGGAACAGCGACAGGGCATGTccatggaggagctggagcaaCGATCAGCCGACCTGAACAAGGCGTACAAGGCTCTATGCGATCCTCTGCAGCGAGCCATTCACATTCTCCAGAACCGAGGCATTGACGTTGACGAAGAtaagaaggacgaggaagaTATTAGCTCTGGTCCTCCAAAGGGTGTGGAGGATATGGAGGCCCTCATGGAGATCATGGAGGTGCATgaggccattgaggaggCTACCGAACAGTCCCAGATTGAATCACTCAAGGAAGAGAACGCTAAGCGGATTGAGGCCTCGATAAAGGAACTCACCAGCGCATTTGCTAGTGATGATCttgacaaggccaaggctgctaCTATTCTGTTGCGATACTGGACCAACATCCACAGTGCTTTGGATCAGTGGGAAGCAGGCAAGTTCAACCCTGTGAACCATTAG